One segment of Streptomyces sp. TG1A-8 DNA contains the following:
- a CDS encoding tetratricopeptide repeat protein: MPIPEDVTGDEIDKDVRQELQSLPKTLAEDVAKNLVMVARLIDEDPEGAYGYSRVALRLASRVAAVREAAGFAAYANQKYSEALAEFRAARRMTGSVDLWPVMADCERGLGRPERAMDMAGAPEVHKLDKAGQVEMRLVAAGARRDMGQLDAAIVTLQSPELASHSVQPWTARLRYAYADALLAAGREGEAREWFAKAVEADRDGSTDASDRLAELDGVEFVDALDDTEDEPGTELGTEPRIKTGTGPEAAAESRDAGGEHAAEESPAGQDAAEQERHGD; the protein is encoded by the coding sequence CTGCCGATTCCCGAGGACGTCACCGGCGACGAGATCGACAAGGACGTCCGGCAGGAACTGCAGAGCCTGCCCAAGACGCTCGCGGAGGACGTCGCCAAGAACCTGGTGATGGTCGCGCGGCTCATCGACGAGGACCCCGAGGGCGCCTACGGTTACTCCCGGGTGGCCCTTCGCCTGGCGTCCCGCGTGGCCGCCGTCCGCGAGGCCGCCGGGTTCGCCGCGTACGCCAATCAGAAGTACAGCGAGGCACTCGCCGAGTTCCGGGCCGCGCGGCGCATGACCGGCAGCGTGGACCTGTGGCCCGTGATGGCCGACTGCGAGCGTGGGCTCGGGCGGCCGGAGAGGGCCATGGACATGGCCGGCGCCCCCGAGGTGCACAAGCTGGACAAGGCCGGACAGGTCGAGATGCGGCTCGTCGCGGCCGGTGCCCGGCGTGACATGGGGCAGCTGGACGCGGCCATCGTGACCCTGCAGAGCCCCGAGCTGGCCTCCCACTCGGTTCAGCCGTGGACCGCGCGCCTGCGTTACGCCTACGCCGACGCCCTGCTGGCCGCCGGCCGGGAGGGCGAGGCGCGGGAGTGGTTCGCCAAGGCCGTCGAGGCCGACCGGGACGGCAGCACGGACGCTTCCGACCGGCTCGCCGAGCTGGACGGCGTGGAGTTCGTCGACGCCCTCGACGACACCGAGGACGAGCCCGGGACCGAGCTCGGGACCGAGCCCCGGATCAAGACCGGGACCGGACCCGAAGCCGCGGCCGAGAGCCGCGACGCCGGCGGCGAGCACGCGGCCGAGGAGAGCCCCGCCGGTCAGGACGCCGCCGAGCAGGAGCGGCACGGGGACTGA